One Elusimicrobiota bacterium genomic window carries:
- the hemW gene encoding radical SAM family heme chaperone HemW, producing the protein MPVFSSSSQQRISTERTGFYIHIPFCRSRCGYCDFVSFTGNEDCISTYVYHLCDEIRLHSKQLWGGRTAETVFFGGGTPSLLELSHIGLILQALQECFPLKPDAEITLEANPESVTADKAAGWRRAGVNRLSLGLQTFDDGLLREIGRLHTSEQFRQAYQTARQSGFQNISFDLIYGIVGQSMKNWRKSLQSAVALAPEHLSLYSLTIEEHTSFFDKGLRIDEDRQAQMYEWSRSYLRQEGYEQYEISNFARPGRVCEHNMIYWRQQDYLGLGVGAVGCVGGVRWQNQKTLNGYETDVTAQRLPWLSQEILDAKTRKFERLMLGLRLREGCNWEREDNPGWFSHRRRLAEKGWLEEIRPGCWRIPDAYIRITNQVLLPFA; encoded by the coding sequence TTGCCGGTTTTCTCGAGTTCATCTCAGCAACGAATAAGTACGGAACGGACTGGGTTTTACATACACATCCCCTTTTGTCGTTCTCGATGCGGTTACTGCGACTTTGTTTCTTTTACCGGGAACGAAGATTGTATTTCGACTTACGTCTACCATCTATGCGATGAAATACGGCTGCATTCTAAGCAGCTCTGGGGCGGGCGGACAGCCGAGACTGTTTTTTTCGGCGGCGGGACACCATCGCTCTTAGAACTCTCCCATATCGGGCTCATCCTTCAGGCACTTCAGGAATGCTTTCCTCTCAAGCCCGATGCTGAAATCACATTGGAAGCCAATCCGGAAAGCGTCACCGCTGATAAAGCCGCCGGATGGCGGCGTGCTGGCGTCAACCGTTTAAGCTTGGGCCTGCAGACGTTTGATGATGGACTGCTCCGGGAGATAGGCCGCCTTCATACGTCGGAGCAGTTCCGGCAGGCTTATCAAACCGCGCGGCAAAGCGGTTTTCAAAACATCAGTTTCGATCTCATTTACGGCATCGTCGGCCAGTCTATGAAGAACTGGCGGAAGTCCCTCCAATCGGCGGTGGCGCTTGCGCCGGAACATCTGTCCCTCTATTCGCTGACGATTGAAGAGCATACGTCCTTCTTCGACAAAGGTCTGCGTATCGATGAAGACCGGCAGGCGCAGATGTATGAATGGTCCCGTTCGTATCTCCGGCAAGAGGGGTATGAGCAGTATGAGATCTCTAATTTCGCGCGTCCGGGCAGGGTGTGCGAGCATAATATGATTTACTGGCGCCAACAGGATTACCTCGGGCTCGGAGTGGGAGCGGTGGGCTGTGTCGGGGGGGTGCGCTGGCAGAACCAGAAGACACTTAACGGATATGAAACCGATGTTACGGCTCAGCGACTCCCCTGGCTTTCACAGGAGATCTTGGATGCGAAGACCCGAAAATTCGAACGCCTGATGCTCGGGCTTCGCCTGCGTGAAGGATGCAACTGGGAGAGGGAAGATAATCCCGGATGGTTTTCCCATCGCCGCCGGTTGGCCGAAAAGGGTTGGTTGGAGGAAATCCGCCCCGGTTGCTGGCGCATCCCTGACGCGTATATTCGAATTACTAACCAGGTATTACTTCCTTTTGCTTAA
- the epsC gene encoding serine O-acetyltransferase EpsC, translating to MFKTILQDIRAVGENDPAAHNILETLLCHTPLHAILIYRVAHVLYRIKIPILPRFLSTLAKIVTGVEIHPAAVIGEGFFIDHGTGVVIGETAQIGKNCVMFHNVTLGGTGKHHGKRHPTVEDNVLIGTNSVLLGPLTVGSNARIGANSFLIMHDVPPNSTVVGTPARIVRQNDRKVDLPLPETPEPAPQSH from the coding sequence ATGTTTAAAACGATTCTCCAGGATATCCGGGCGGTGGGTGAGAACGATCCTGCCGCACACAATATTCTCGAAACGCTTCTGTGCCACACGCCGCTGCACGCGATTCTGATTTACCGTGTGGCTCATGTCCTTTACCGGATCAAAATACCGATCCTGCCGCGTTTTCTCTCCACTCTCGCGAAAATCGTGACCGGTGTCGAGATCCATCCGGCCGCGGTCATCGGGGAAGGGTTTTTCATTGATCACGGGACCGGCGTGGTCATCGGCGAAACCGCTCAGATCGGGAAAAACTGCGTCATGTTCCACAATGTAACACTTGGGGGAACCGGTAAACATCACGGCAAGCGCCATCCGACCGTCGAAGATAACGTTCTCATTGGAACCAACAGCGTTCTCCTCGGTCCTCTGACCGTCGGATCCAACGCACGGATTGGCGCCAACTCGTTTCTCATCATGCACGACGTGCCCCCGAACAGCACCGTGGTTGGCACCCCGGCGCGCATCGTCAGGCAAAACGACCGCAAGGTCGATTTACCGCTTCCGGAAACTCCGGAACCGGCCCCCCAATCCCACTAA
- the cysK gene encoding cysteine synthase A codes for MSKIYEDITKTIGHTPLVRINRLTEGAGATVLAKLEFFNPLSSIKDRIGLAMIEAAEKSGALKKGSVIIEPTSGNTGIALAFVSAAKGYRLILTMPDTMSVERRQILKVLGAELVLTEGAKGMKGAIAKAEELAKETPNSLIPQQFNNPANPEIHRRTTAEEIWGDTDGQVDIFIAGVGTGGTITGVGEVLKKRKPSVRIIALEPDDSPVLSGGQPAPHKIQGIGAGFVPGVYNSQAVDEIIRVKTLDAGATARRAAKEEGILIGISGGAALWAALNVARREESKGKTIVVIIPDTGERYLSTWLYQET; via the coding sequence ATGAGCAAAATCTACGAAGACATAACCAAGACCATCGGACACACGCCTCTGGTTCGCATTAACCGGCTGACGGAGGGAGCTGGAGCCACGGTTCTGGCCAAACTGGAGTTTTTTAATCCGCTGTCCAGTATCAAGGATCGCATCGGTCTGGCTATGATTGAAGCCGCCGAAAAATCCGGGGCCTTGAAGAAGGGGTCGGTCATCATTGAGCCGACGAGTGGGAACACCGGTATCGCCCTGGCCTTTGTCAGCGCGGCCAAAGGCTACCGCCTGATTCTGACGATGCCGGACACGATGAGCGTCGAACGCCGTCAAATCCTCAAGGTCCTGGGAGCGGAACTGGTCCTGACCGAGGGAGCCAAGGGAATGAAAGGGGCCATTGCCAAGGCTGAAGAGCTGGCGAAGGAAACCCCGAACAGCTTGATTCCCCAGCAGTTCAACAACCCCGCCAATCCGGAGATCCATCGGCGAACGACCGCTGAGGAAATCTGGGGCGATACCGACGGCCAGGTGGATATCTTCATCGCCGGCGTCGGCACGGGTGGAACCATTACCGGCGTCGGCGAAGTGCTCAAAAAACGGAAGCCGTCGGTTCGGATTATCGCGCTCGAACCCGATGACTCGCCGGTTTTGTCGGGCGGACAGCCGGCCCCCCATAAGATCCAGGGCATCGGAGCGGGATTTGTTCCCGGGGTTTATAACAGCCAGGCGGTCGATGAAATCATCCGCGTGAAGACTCTGGATGCCGGGGCCACAGCCCGCCGGGCGGCTAAAGAGGAAGGCATCCTGATCGGGATCTCCGGCGGCGCCGCGCTCTGGGCCGCGCTGAATGTCGCCCGCCGGGAAGAATCCAAAGGAAAAACGATTGTGGTCATCATTCCGGATACGGGTGAACGGTATCTATCCACCTGGCTGTATCAGGAAACATAA
- a CDS encoding homocysteine synthase: protein MSAIDAKLKPETLALHGGQEPDPTTGSRAVPIYQTTSYQFKNTDHAANLFGLKEFGNIYTRLMNPTTDVFEKRIAALDGGIGALAVASGQSAITLSILNIAKAGDEIVSADNLYGGTYNLFHYTLPKFGVKVNFVPSNDLAALEKAITPKTKAVYAESIGNPKLDVADLEGISKVAHKNGVPFILDNTVSPYLLRPFNHGVDIIVYSATKFIGGHGTSIGGLIVDSGKFDWTNGKFPLIAEADPSYHGINFVEALKPIGNIAYIIKARVTLLRDIGPALSPFNAFLFLQGLETLHLRLPRHSENALSVAQHLEKHPKVSWVRYPGLASSPEKSRVSKYLPKGAGAILGFGIKGGIEAGKKFINSLQLVSHLANVGDAKSLAIHPATTTHQQLSAEEQRATGVTPDFIRLSIGIEHIDDILADIDQALAKATN from the coding sequence ATGAGTGCAATTGACGCAAAACTAAAACCAGAAACACTGGCCCTTCACGGAGGGCAGGAACCGGATCCGACCACAGGATCCCGGGCGGTGCCCATTTACCAGACGACCTCATATCAATTCAAGAACACCGACCATGCCGCCAACCTGTTCGGGCTGAAAGAATTTGGAAACATTTATACCCGCCTGATGAACCCGACAACGGATGTTTTTGAAAAACGCATCGCGGCCCTGGATGGAGGCATTGGAGCGCTGGCAGTGGCCAGCGGGCAGTCGGCGATTACGCTATCAATCCTCAATATCGCCAAAGCCGGCGACGAGATTGTCTCCGCAGACAATCTGTACGGAGGAACTTACAATCTCTTCCACTACACCCTTCCGAAATTCGGGGTCAAGGTTAACTTCGTACCTTCCAATGATCTGGCGGCCCTTGAAAAGGCCATTACGCCCAAGACCAAGGCGGTCTACGCGGAGTCGATTGGCAATCCCAAGCTGGATGTGGCGGACCTGGAAGGGATCTCAAAAGTCGCGCACAAAAACGGGGTTCCGTTCATCCTCGACAACACCGTCTCGCCTTATCTGCTGCGGCCGTTCAATCATGGCGTCGACATCATCGTCTACTCGGCGACGAAGTTCATCGGAGGCCATGGGACCTCGATTGGCGGCCTGATCGTGGATTCCGGGAAGTTTGACTGGACCAACGGGAAGTTCCCCCTGATTGCCGAAGCCGATCCCAGCTACCACGGCATCAACTTCGTCGAAGCGCTCAAACCCATCGGGAACATTGCCTACATCATCAAGGCGCGCGTGACGCTCCTGCGGGATATCGGACCGGCGTTATCGCCCTTTAATGCTTTTTTGTTTCTGCAGGGACTGGAGACGCTGCACTTGCGGCTGCCGCGCCACTCCGAAAACGCGCTGTCGGTCGCGCAGCATCTGGAAAAGCACCCGAAGGTCAGCTGGGTGAGGTACCCCGGCCTGGCTTCGAGCCCTGAAAAATCGCGTGTTTCGAAGTATCTCCCGAAAGGGGCTGGAGCGATCCTGGGTTTTGGAATCAAAGGCGGTATTGAAGCCGGGAAGAAATTCATCAACTCGCTGCAGCTTGTGTCGCACCTGGCCAACGTCGGTGACGCGAAATCACTGGCGATCCATCCCGCGACCACGACGCACCAGCAGCTCTCGGCCGAAGAACAACGCGCGACCGGTGTCACGCCGGATTTCATACGTCTATCCATCGGCATTGAGCATATCGACGATATCCTCGCGGATATCGATCAAGCATTAGCGAAAGCAACGAACTAA
- the hrcA gene encoding heat-inducible transcriptional repressor HrcA, giving the protein MRTIDPSTQENRKRRLLQAVIYHYVRTGKPVGSHIIVDKYNFGMSSATVRNLLVSLEKEGFLIQPHTSAGRIPTDKGYRFYVDSLLDVQSIAATEEEKIRRECGARTKELEDLMISTSHMLSSLSHYTGLVLSPRFDKSILRRLQLIPLGGNQVLVVVVSQTGLIRHRVVSLSHSISADRLGMMSHLLNERLAGLPLAEVRTQILHHIEAIQQEEEQSLMLAKELARSAFDLHASESQVYVDGGENIFSFPDTSDDYQQMTGLLRIIEEKSLLTSVLEKAMKKDGLSVRIGAENTQPELRGISLVSSTYKMGDNTLGVLGILGPRRMEYGRMIALVEGVTRIVNQMLEKMNRYE; this is encoded by the coding sequence ATGCGAACGATTGATCCCTCTACACAAGAAAATCGAAAAAGACGCCTGTTGCAGGCCGTCATCTATCATTACGTCCGGACTGGAAAGCCGGTCGGATCCCATATTATTGTCGATAAATACAACTTCGGCATGTCATCGGCCACCGTGCGCAACCTTCTCGTGTCTTTAGAAAAGGAAGGGTTCCTGATTCAGCCCCATACGAGCGCCGGTCGCATTCCCACGGACAAGGGGTACCGGTTTTACGTGGACTCCCTCCTGGATGTGCAGAGCATCGCAGCCACGGAAGAGGAAAAAATCCGCCGCGAGTGTGGGGCGCGAACAAAAGAACTGGAAGACCTGATGATCTCGACTTCGCACATGCTTTCTTCTCTCTCTCATTACACGGGATTGGTCTTATCTCCCCGATTTGATAAAAGCATCTTGCGCCGTCTCCAGTTAATTCCCCTGGGCGGGAACCAGGTCCTGGTTGTGGTTGTTTCCCAGACGGGTCTGATTCGCCACCGGGTGGTGTCTCTCTCCCACTCCATCTCCGCGGATCGCCTGGGGATGATGTCCCATCTTTTGAACGAGCGGCTGGCCGGACTTCCCCTGGCGGAAGTTCGCACGCAGATATTGCATCACATTGAAGCGATCCAGCAGGAAGAGGAGCAATCGCTGATGCTGGCCAAGGAACTCGCTCGGTCCGCCTTTGATTTGCATGCTTCCGAAAGCCAGGTTTATGTGGATGGCGGCGAAAATATTTTTTCGTTCCCGGACACGAGCGATGACTATCAGCAGATGACAGGTCTGCTGCGCATTATCGAAGAAAAAAGCCTCCTCACCTCTGTCCTGGAAAAGGCGATGAAAAAGGACGGTTTGAGCGTCCGGATTGGTGCAGAAAACACCCAGCCCGAGCTGCGCGGCATCTCGCTGGTTTCGTCTACCTATAAGATGGGGGACAATACCCTTGGGGTTCTGGGGATTCTCGGGCCCCGGCGGATGGAATACGGCCGCATGATCGCGTTGGTTGAAGGGGTCACCCGCATCGTCAATCAAATGCTGGAGAAGATGAACCGGTATGAGTGA
- a CDS encoding nucleotide exchange factor GrpE has translation MSDPKPEIGPELEEKLAELAILQQAVAEAKQRTAEYYDQLLRLKAEFENYRKRTEKEKADSRLWGKQDVLMPLLGLVDIFEQALAQTQSATDIKQVLTGLEILHKNFAGFLRAEGLQVLDVIGKPLDPHTAEAVERVETPPEQAGQVLAELQKGYAFQGRILRPSRVRVGVTKSAENEEPTAAAS, from the coding sequence ATGAGTGACCCAAAACCCGAGATAGGGCCTGAACTTGAGGAAAAACTGGCGGAGCTCGCCATCCTTCAGCAGGCGGTGGCCGAAGCCAAGCAGCGGACTGCTGAGTATTACGATCAGCTGCTTCGCCTGAAAGCCGAGTTTGAAAACTACCGCAAGAGGACCGAAAAAGAAAAGGCCGATTCCCGACTTTGGGGGAAGCAGGACGTGTTGATGCCGTTATTGGGCCTCGTGGATATTTTTGAACAAGCTCTGGCACAGACGCAGAGCGCCACCGACATTAAACAGGTTTTGACGGGACTCGAAATTTTGCATAAGAACTTTGCGGGATTCTTGAGAGCAGAGGGTTTGCAGGTGCTGGACGTGATTGGGAAACCCCTGGATCCCCACACGGCGGAAGCCGTGGAACGGGTGGAAACTCCGCCTGAACAGGCCGGCCAGGTGCTGGCGGAACTTCAAAAAGGATATGCCTTTCAGGGGCGCATTCTACGCCCCAGCCGAGTACGCGTCGGCGTGACCAAAAGCGCGGAGAACGAAGAGCCAACCGCTGCGGCATCGTAG
- the dnaK gene encoding molecular chaperone DnaK, with amino-acid sequence MPKIIGIDLGTSNSAAAVMEGGKPTIIPSAEGTTLGGKAFPSYVAITKDSQLLVGEPARRQAVSNPEATLSAFKRKMGTDHKYKVLNKEYTPQQLSAFILQKVKKDAEAYLGDTIAKAVITVPAYFDDNQRQATKDAGAIAGLEVVRLVNEPTAACLAYGLDKSGQNQKIMVFDLGGGTLDVTLMDMSSTGKDATFEVVATSGDTQLGGTDMDNALIEYVAGEFRKGSGIDLMTDKLATTRLKEAVEKAKIELSSVMETEINLPFITADASGPKHLAQKLTRAKLEAIVSPIIDRCKGPVDRALNDSRNNPKHSWKAISDITKIIMVGGPTRMPIVQKFVEDYVGKKVEHGIDPMECVALGAAVQAAVLTGEVKDVLLLDVTPLTLGIETLGGVRTPLIDRNTTIPVKKSQIFSTAADNQPSVEVHVLQGERPMAKDNVSLGKFILDGIPPAPRGMPQVEVSFDLDANGILHVTAKDLGTNKEQSIRISSPSKLSKDDVEKFVKQAEQFAEEDKKNKEQIEAKNELDGLVYATEKSLKEHGDKASNDERLAIDRALAEAKEALKGTDVDAMKRTKESLMSVSHKLAEAIYKQAAEKSKGAAGAPPEGEAGASSGNGEAHQSQSGAVDAEIVDDEKK; translated from the coding sequence ATGCCTAAAATCATTGGAATTGATCTTGGAACATCGAATTCAGCCGCGGCGGTAATGGAAGGTGGGAAACCCACCATCATCCCGTCAGCGGAAGGAACGACTCTCGGCGGGAAAGCGTTCCCGTCTTATGTGGCTATTACGAAGGACTCCCAGCTGCTCGTGGGAGAACCGGCCCGTCGCCAGGCGGTGAGCAATCCGGAAGCCACGCTCAGCGCGTTCAAGCGGAAGATGGGGACGGATCATAAATACAAAGTCTTGAACAAGGAATATACTCCGCAGCAACTCTCCGCTTTTATCCTTCAAAAGGTAAAAAAAGACGCGGAAGCATACCTGGGCGATACGATAGCCAAAGCGGTGATCACCGTTCCGGCGTATTTCGACGATAACCAGCGCCAGGCGACCAAAGACGCCGGCGCCATCGCCGGTCTGGAAGTTGTCCGCCTGGTCAACGAGCCGACGGCGGCTTGTCTGGCCTACGGATTGGATAAATCCGGGCAAAACCAGAAGATCATGGTTTTTGATCTCGGCGGCGGGACGCTGGATGTCACGCTGATGGATATGTCCAGCACGGGAAAAGACGCGACGTTCGAAGTGGTGGCCACCTCCGGCGATACACAGCTTGGAGGGACCGACATGGACAACGCGCTGATCGAGTACGTTGCCGGTGAATTCCGCAAGGGGTCGGGCATTGACCTGATGACCGACAAGCTGGCCACGACCCGTCTGAAGGAAGCGGTTGAGAAAGCGAAGATCGAACTCTCCAGCGTGATGGAGACGGAAATCAACCTGCCGTTCATTACGGCGGATGCCTCCGGTCCCAAACATCTGGCGCAGAAACTGACCCGCGCCAAACTTGAGGCGATCGTCTCTCCGATTATTGATCGCTGCAAAGGTCCGGTGGATCGTGCTCTGAACGATTCTCGCAATAACCCGAAGCATTCGTGGAAAGCCATTTCGGATATCACGAAGATCATCATGGTGGGCGGACCAACCCGCATGCCGATCGTCCAGAAGTTCGTCGAAGATTATGTCGGCAAGAAGGTGGAGCATGGCATTGATCCGATGGAGTGCGTCGCTTTGGGCGCGGCGGTCCAAGCCGCAGTGCTCACGGGAGAAGTGAAGGATGTCCTGTTGCTGGATGTGACTCCTCTCACGCTCGGGATCGAAACCCTGGGCGGTGTGCGAACCCCGCTCATCGACCGGAATACGACCATCCCGGTCAAAAAGTCGCAGATTTTCTCAACAGCCGCAGACAATCAGCCTTCCGTTGAGGTGCACGTGCTGCAGGGGGAGCGGCCGATGGCGAAAGACAATGTTTCGCTCGGAAAGTTCATCCTGGACGGCATCCCGCCGGCGCCGCGTGGCATGCCGCAGGTCGAAGTCTCCTTCGACCTCGATGCCAATGGGATTCTCCACGTGACGGCCAAGGACCTGGGGACCAACAAGGAGCAGTCGATCCGCATTTCGTCCCCGAGCAAACTCTCGAAGGACGACGTCGAGAAGTTTGTCAAACAGGCGGAACAATTCGCCGAAGAAGACAAGAAGAACAAGGAACAAATCGAGGCCAAAAACGAGCTGGACGGTTTGGTCTACGCCACGGAAAAATCCCTGAAAGAGCATGGTGACAAAGCCAGCAATGACGAACGCCTGGCAATCGACCGCGCCCTGGCGGAAGCGAAAGAGGCCTTGAAGGGCACGGATGTGGACGCCATGAAGCGCACCAAAGAAAGCCTGATGAGCGTTTCGCATAAGCTGGCCGAAGCCATCTACAAACAGGCGGCGGAAAAATCCAAAGGCGCCGCTGGTGCTCCTCCGGAAGGCGAAGCGGGTGCCTCATCAGGTAATGGGGAAGCCCATCAATCCCAGAGCGGGGCGGTCGACGCCGAAATTGTCGACGACGAGAAAAAATAA
- the dnaJ gene encoding molecular chaperone DnaJ, which produces MADKKDYYDSLGVSKGANQDEIKAAYRRQAIKYHPDKNPGDKNAETHFKTINEAYEVLSDPQKRAAYDRFGHAGMNAGGYPGGGGFGGGFSDLGDIDLGDILGNIFGGAETFSGSGRRSRSSRGQDIAVEADITLPEAYAGLNKPIQVHRAESCDTCKGSGAKPGSNIQTCKTCGGVGQVRSQRGFFVMQTACPTCHGEGQTIQSPCTSCRGTGIVERSSTITVRIPPGVREGTSLRISGSGQAGHRGGTAGDLYVVIHVAKDVHFIREEDDLYTEVHVSIPQAVMGCETPVPTMEEPVTMKIPPGTQGGTLFRLHDRGMPRLAARGQGDQFVKVIVDIPKELTSEQRRLLQEFAKTLGENPARYDESVLKKIFGRG; this is translated from the coding sequence GTGGCGGATAAAAAGGACTATTACGACTCCCTGGGCGTGTCTAAAGGTGCGAACCAGGACGAAATAAAAGCGGCCTACCGGCGGCAGGCGATCAAATATCACCCGGATAAGAATCCCGGTGATAAAAACGCGGAGACTCACTTCAAGACGATTAATGAAGCGTATGAAGTTCTCTCCGATCCGCAAAAGCGGGCCGCCTACGACCGTTTCGGGCACGCCGGGATGAATGCCGGAGGATACCCGGGTGGCGGTGGTTTTGGCGGGGGTTTTTCCGATCTGGGGGATATAGACCTAGGGGATATCCTGGGCAATATTTTCGGCGGCGCGGAGACCTTCTCCGGAAGCGGGCGGCGTTCCCGTTCGTCCCGCGGTCAGGACATTGCTGTCGAGGCGGACATTACGCTTCCGGAAGCTTACGCAGGCCTCAATAAGCCGATTCAAGTGCACCGCGCCGAATCCTGCGACACGTGCAAAGGAAGCGGAGCCAAGCCGGGATCGAACATTCAAACCTGTAAAACCTGCGGCGGCGTTGGGCAGGTACGCTCCCAGCGCGGATTCTTTGTCATGCAAACCGCCTGTCCCACATGCCATGGTGAAGGGCAGACCATCCAATCTCCCTGCACCTCCTGCCGCGGCACCGGTATTGTTGAGAGATCTTCGACCATTACCGTCCGTATTCCGCCTGGTGTGCGCGAGGGAACCTCGCTGCGCATTTCCGGCAGCGGTCAGGCCGGGCATCGCGGCGGGACCGCGGGGGATCTCTATGTCGTGATTCATGTGGCCAAGGATGTCCATTTTATCCGTGAGGAGGATGATCTCTATACGGAGGTCCATGTGTCCATCCCCCAGGCGGTGATGGGTTGCGAAACCCCCGTGCCCACCATGGAAGAACCTGTGACCATGAAGATCCCTCCTGGAACACAAGGGGGGACGTTGTTCCGCCTGCACGATCGCGGCATGCCGCGCCTGGCGGCCCGCGGCCAGGGGGATCAGTTCGTTAAAGTGATTGTCGATATTCCCAAAGAGCTGACCAGCGAACAGCGCCGGTTGCTCCAGGAATTCGCTAAAACATTGGGTGAAAATCCTGCCCGATACGACGAAAGCGTGCTAAAAAAAATCTTTGGTAGAGGCTGA
- a CDS encoding RsmE family RNA methyltransferase translates to MPRFFIPPENIRDGRFFLSGSEARHAIHVLRKKSGDTLELFDGKSTSFTGRIESVTPEALNGILLETRSTAVVSGPELTLYQALLKGPKWDWLIEKVCELGVRRLVPVETARTIVKTEGRDVAGKVARWRRIALAAAKQCGRADMMVIETPQVLSDVLAVAPSGEPLRLIPWEKETSRTIRQACQGFRGQAAQVFIGPEGGWEEDEVNFARRQGCVPVSLGPTLLRAETAGIVSATLALHELREVLR, encoded by the coding sequence ATGCCTCGATTCTTTATCCCGCCGGAAAACATCCGTGACGGCCGCTTTTTCTTAAGCGGTTCGGAAGCCCGCCATGCGATCCATGTCCTTCGAAAAAAAAGCGGCGATACGCTTGAACTATTCGACGGGAAGAGCACGTCTTTTACCGGACGCATTGAATCGGTGACGCCGGAAGCGCTCAACGGCATTCTGTTGGAAACGCGCTCGACCGCTGTTGTCTCAGGTCCAGAACTCACGCTTTACCAGGCGTTGCTGAAAGGTCCAAAGTGGGACTGGCTCATCGAAAAAGTATGCGAACTGGGTGTCCGTCGATTGGTTCCTGTCGAGACCGCGCGGACTATCGTCAAAACGGAGGGCCGTGACGTGGCGGGGAAAGTGGCGCGCTGGCGTCGCATCGCGCTGGCAGCGGCCAAGCAATGCGGTCGTGCGGATATGATGGTGATCGAAACCCCCCAAGTGCTGTCGGATGTCTTGGCCGTTGCCCCATCTGGAGAACCGCTTCGCCTGATCCCTTGGGAGAAGGAAACATCCAGGACCATTCGTCAGGCTTGTCAGGGATTCAGAGGGCAGGCCGCGCAGGTCTTCATTGGTCCGGAGGGGGGATGGGAAGAGGATGAAGTGAATTTCGCTCGTCGTCAGGGGTGCGTCCCGGTGTCGCTGGGTCCAACTCTGTTGCGCGCGGAAACTGCCGGGATTGTGTCGGCCACATTGGCGCTCCATGAATTGAGAGAGGTGCTGCGATGA
- a CDS encoding AI-2E family transporter produces the protein MNRNTLFYSFFLIFFAFLLYEFAQLIAPFLTPILGAVVLLILAYPIHERIGRLMRHRSAGLQALLSTIIVVALIVGPLIAVSWFLISESQSMVPMLQHWGQTLESWRHGTTLLHTSWMRSIEARWPLWLGGLGRFDVERILLQWGSQLFSWMGAFGQSLATNTILSIGSLAILVFTLFFFFRDGETMLNQARRLIPMRAHDQDRLVEKLKLIVTEIVRGSILTGLCQMACATLGYGLARVPAPLTFGLLTGIASFIPVVGSALVWVPMGVFLLARASYGRGIFILLWGILVISVLDNLLRTFFIGRKAKLSTLFLFFGIIGGAELYGVKGVLIGPVLVAILPVFFDIFSDLYLRKDTPEAK, from the coding sequence ATGAACCGTAATACGCTTTTTTATTCTTTTTTCCTGATCTTCTTTGCTTTCCTTTTATATGAATTCGCCCAGCTGATCGCCCCCTTCTTGACCCCGATACTCGGGGCTGTTGTTTTGTTGATCTTGGCTTATCCGATTCATGAACGTATTGGTCGATTGATGCGGCATCGAAGTGCTGGCTTACAGGCTCTTTTGTCGACGATCATTGTTGTGGCCCTGATCGTCGGACCCCTCATCGCTGTTTCCTGGTTTCTCATCAGTGAGTCGCAGTCGATGGTTCCCATGCTTCAGCATTGGGGCCAGACCCTGGAGAGCTGGCGGCACGGTACGACACTCCTCCATACGTCATGGATGCGCTCGATTGAAGCGCGGTGGCCGCTCTGGCTGGGGGGGCTGGGTCGTTTTGATGTGGAGCGTATCCTGCTTCAATGGGGAAGCCAATTGTTTTCTTGGATGGGTGCGTTTGGGCAGTCTCTGGCGACCAATACGATTTTGTCGATCGGTTCTTTGGCCATTTTAGTTTTTACGCTCTTTTTCTTTTTTCGCGACGGGGAAACCATGTTGAATCAAGCCCGAAGGCTGATTCCGATGCGGGCGCATGATCAAGACCGTCTGGTGGAGAAGTTAAAGTTGATTGTTACGGAGATCGTCCGGGGCTCCATCTTGACAGGGCTCTGCCAGATGGCCTGCGCCACGCTCGGTTATGGACTGGCCCGTGTTCCGGCTCCTTTGACTTTCGGCCTCCTCACAGGGATCGCTTCTTTTATTCCGGTTGTGGGTAGTGCTTTGGTCTGGGTGCCGATGGGAGTGTTCCTGCTCGCGAGGGCTTCCTATGGCCGTGGGATCTTCATTCTGCTCTGGGGGATTCTGGTCATTTCTGTGTTGGACAATCTGCTGCGGACCTTTTTTATCGGCCGGAAAGCCAAGCTGTCAACGTTGTTCTTGTTTTTCGGGATTATCGGCGGAGCCGAACTGTATGGCGTCAAGGGTGTTCTGATCGGGCCGGTTCTCGTTGCCATCCTTCCTGTATTCTTCGATATCTTTTCGGATCTCTATCTCCGAAAGGATACGCCTGAGGCAAAATGA